The Penaeus vannamei isolate JL-2024 chromosome 4, ASM4276789v1, whole genome shotgun sequence genome segment CTTCCATCCAAAATCATATTCAAAATTGTTTCTATACCTTCGCATAGGTCTAAATTCAACATATAAatgaaattttaataaaaaattaaaaaaataaataataataattctgcaaTGCTCTAGGTACTTGCACTCCTCGCCCTCGTGGCCactgccctcgcccgccctcaaaCCTACGGCTATGCTGCTCCTGGTCCTGCTTTCGGAccagccaagtacgacttcaactacgccgtcaacgaccctCCCTCTGGCAACGACTTCGGCCACCAGGAGTCTCGTGATGGAGACTTCACTCAGGGTTCCTACTACGTCCGCCTTCCCGACGGTCGCCTGCAGACGGTCAACTACAACGTGCAAGGAGACTCCGGCTtcgtggctgaggtcagctacgagggtcaGGCCCAGTACCCAACCCAGCCCCGTGCCTACACACCTGCCCCTACTTACGGTTAAAGGATGTTGATATCTATTACTAAGTGAATTTTGTACATAAGGAAATATTAAAATCCatgaatttattttcttcttttctataacCATAcatcacgtatatgtatatatatatatatatatatatatatatatatatatagagagagagagagagagagagagagagagagagagagagagagagagagagagagattaaatgacTACATAGGGATGTCCTGCACATAACATGGTTCGGAGGGGTCGGTTCCTTaaccctctcccccagcctcaaCAGTTCCACAGTAAACATCTCGAGGACTGTATAAGCAGAGATGAATATTTACACAGTCGTTACACAAGGAAAATAATATGATTAATTAACAGATATTACAGAGGTATTTTTTATTaccaatgaaaaatatataagatagaaTGTAAtggaaactaaaaaataaaacgatgatgAATCAGAGATGAACGATTTACATTAATTATTTAATCTTTCTTAAGAACTTAAGAACCAGACATAGGTACATTAATATGCGACGCCCACTCGAGATAAAACATGTTGCGTCACTTCCGGTAGAAATGTGTTgattataaataattttattgGTTCATAAGATCGTTAGAATATCTGTAATATTTAAAAAGAATACCTGGTTTACGTATActacatttttatatcattatcgaaAGTACAACCCGTTTAGGATAATTACAATTTAAGTTCGGTATGTTGATAGAAGCGTAttagattatcattgtaatcaatcCTATTCAGAAAGTGtggacgaatgtgtgtgtgtcaacattctgtatatagtgtatatacaatGTTGATATCCTATGAAAGAACGAGTTTGTTACGAAATTAAATGGACTTTACAATTATGTGAAATATACTCCCAGTatagatattaatagtaatgatgaaatgacGAATTTGCTTAAAATATATACGTGCCGAACatgacataaatacataaatgatagCATGCTACGAAAACGTTTAGAAATTAGATTACCTTTtcaattattatatacatttatagtttAGAAATGCACATTTGCATACAATACACACTGCGCTAAAGTAAGCGTGTCTATCAGCAGTTTTCATTGCCAATTGTTCATAAATGTTAAAGTGATCttgttgttaaaaaaaaatctgtggtcATTTCTTAAAGACATGTAGAATACGGTTTCCAAAAGATTGCAATCAAAGAGCATACTTATCTGTATCagactagttatatatataaaactgaattGCTTTCATGAATATCT includes the following:
- the LOC138861274 gene encoding pro-resilin-like; protein product: MVPKVLALLALVATALARPQTYGYAAPGPAFGPAKYDFNYAVNDPPSGNDFGHQESRDGDFTQGSYYVRLPDGRLQTVNYNVQGDSGFVAEVSYEGQAQYPTQPRAYTPAPTYG